Proteins co-encoded in one Marinobacter gudaonensis genomic window:
- a CDS encoding 3'-5' exonuclease produces the protein MTTTRPAFIDFEASSLDLIASYPIEVGICMPDGTLHSWLICPHVLWQDWSDSAEQIHGITRQTLKAEGRPVSEVAQALNELLPDQVFCDAWTFDSFWLHRLFRAARIRPQFQLESISVLLNTRQVRQWSAMRQRVIGELGLPVHRAANDALILHKTWERMTIEGESVASMAGQDRQA, from the coding sequence ATGACCACGACGCGCCCGGCATTCATCGACTTCGAGGCCTCCAGCCTCGACCTGATCGCGAGCTATCCGATTGAGGTAGGCATCTGTATGCCGGACGGAACCCTGCACAGCTGGCTGATCTGCCCCCACGTGCTATGGCAGGACTGGTCGGACAGTGCCGAACAGATCCACGGCATAACCCGACAGACGCTCAAGGCAGAGGGCAGGCCGGTCAGCGAAGTGGCCCAGGCACTCAATGAGCTGTTGCCCGACCAGGTATTCTGCGACGCCTGGACGTTCGACAGTTTCTGGCTGCACCGCCTGTTCCGGGCAGCCCGCATTCGCCCTCAGTTCCAGCTGGAATCCATCTCGGTGCTGCTCAACACCCGGCAGGTCCGTCAATGGTCGGCCATGCGTCAACGGGTCATCGGCGAGCTGGGCCTGCCGGTACACCGTGCGGCCAATGACGCCCTGATCCTGCACAAAACCTGGGAGCGAATGACGATCGAGGGGGAATCCGTGGCGTCAATGGCAGGTCAGGACCGTCAGGCCTGA
- a CDS encoding serine hydrolase domain-containing protein: MNRIARYALHTCRVPDDLEAVTFRDTAGEHPEAVGISGQTVEALWRSVQSLYRTGVHPGIQISIRHRGEQVLHRAIGHASGNGPDDPANAVPVPMTTDTPICYFSASKAVTALLMHMLAEQGLVNLMDPVSYYCPEFASNGKRTITVHQILSHRGGIPAIPRETPIDVLWNRDEIWRLLCAARPVEVDGAKVAYHAITGGFVLQRVLESVTGDSIENYLDRHLRQPMGMKWFTYGIAPEHLGDLASNYATGPRPRFPVSWVVNRALGGDIRTVEAVTNDPRFQEAVIPAGNLCGTAEEMGRFFQMMLNGGVWNGRRVCSEITVRRAIQQFGSLQIDRTMMIPMRFSAGMMLGGNPVGLWGPQSRFAFGHVGLINKLCWADAARDISVSLLNTGFPIVGHHLPALAKFVYTVGKQFPLVPEHQRPRVAA; encoded by the coding sequence ATGAATCGAATCGCCCGCTATGCACTACATACCTGCCGTGTGCCCGACGACCTCGAGGCCGTGACCTTCCGGGACACTGCGGGTGAGCATCCGGAGGCGGTGGGCATCAGTGGGCAAACGGTTGAGGCTCTGTGGCGCAGCGTGCAGAGCCTGTACCGCACCGGTGTCCATCCGGGCATCCAGATCTCAATCCGCCACCGGGGGGAGCAGGTGCTGCACCGCGCCATTGGCCACGCCAGTGGCAATGGGCCTGACGACCCGGCCAATGCGGTACCGGTGCCGATGACCACGGACACGCCCATCTGCTATTTCTCCGCATCCAAGGCGGTCACGGCGTTGCTCATGCACATGCTGGCGGAACAGGGCCTGGTTAACCTGATGGATCCGGTGTCCTACTATTGCCCGGAATTCGCCAGCAATGGCAAGCGCACCATCACCGTCCATCAGATACTGTCCCATCGAGGCGGTATACCCGCCATTCCCCGGGAAACCCCGATCGATGTGCTCTGGAACCGTGACGAGATCTGGCGGCTGTTGTGCGCCGCGCGGCCGGTGGAAGTGGACGGTGCCAAGGTAGCCTACCACGCCATTACCGGCGGCTTTGTGCTCCAGCGGGTGCTGGAGAGCGTCACCGGCGACAGCATCGAGAACTATCTGGATCGCCATCTCCGCCAGCCCATGGGTATGAAGTGGTTTACCTATGGCATTGCCCCGGAGCATCTGGGCGACCTGGCCAGCAATTACGCTACCGGGCCCAGGCCGCGGTTTCCGGTCTCCTGGGTGGTTAACCGGGCCCTTGGCGGTGACATTCGCACCGTGGAAGCGGTGACTAACGATCCCCGGTTCCAGGAGGCGGTCATCCCGGCCGGAAACCTGTGCGGGACCGCCGAGGAAATGGGTCGGTTCTTCCAGATGATGCTCAACGGCGGGGTCTGGAACGGCCGACGGGTATGCAGTGAGATCACCGTACGGCGGGCCATTCAACAGTTCGGGTCCCTGCAGATTGATCGCACCATGATGATCCCCATGCGCTTCAGCGCGGGCATGATGCTCGGCGGCAACCCGGTGGGCCTATGGGGCCCCCAGAGCCGGTTCGCCTTCGGCCATGTCGGGCTGATCAACAAACTGTGCTGGGCAGATGCGGCCAGGGACATCTCGGTCAGTCTGCTCAACACCGGCTTTCCGATTGTGGGGCACCACTTACCCGCGTTGGCAAAATTTGTCTACACCGTGGGCAAGCAGTTTCCCCTGGTTCCGGAACATCAGCGTCCCCGGGTGGCCGCCTGA
- a CDS encoding GGDEF domain-containing protein, producing the protein MTRLTDNQTPLRRATWAALLYLVVGVAWIAFSDRAVEAWFPDPETLSLIQTWKGFFFVLATGAVLFVVLLRQLVKDRSLLTLQHRQREALRKRERQLQVLMDNLPGMAYRCRFDPQWTMLFVSQGCVRLTGYQPEDLMENRLVSYASLINPEDNEQMVADVQAAVASGESFSLEYGLTRRDGSRIWVWERGRGVEEENGTVILEGIVLDISDRKALESELAELATRDPLTGLYNRRELSRVMEEELERARRYQRPMALLWIDFDHFKDINDTYGHAAGDSVLRSVSRLLERSVRSVDSIGRFGGEEFVIVLPEMDLEEARETAERLRKRVSSSAQPLGDGQSVPLTISVGIAVYPDHGVSVPALCAAADRAMYLAKDRGRNCVALAHLHQQVRKAP; encoded by the coding sequence ATGACCAGATTGACGGATAACCAGACCCCCCTCCGGAGGGCGACATGGGCGGCGCTGCTGTATCTCGTGGTGGGCGTGGCGTGGATTGCGTTTTCCGATCGTGCCGTCGAGGCCTGGTTTCCTGACCCGGAAACCCTGTCCCTGATCCAGACCTGGAAGGGCTTCTTTTTTGTACTGGCCACCGGCGCAGTACTGTTTGTGGTCCTGTTGCGCCAACTGGTCAAGGATCGGTCACTGCTGACCCTCCAACACAGACAGCGCGAGGCACTGCGTAAACGCGAGCGGCAGCTCCAGGTTCTCATGGACAATCTGCCGGGCATGGCCTATCGCTGCCGGTTCGATCCCCAGTGGACCATGCTGTTTGTGTCGCAAGGCTGCGTGCGGCTCACCGGCTACCAACCAGAGGATCTGATGGAGAACCGCCTGGTCAGTTACGCCAGCCTTATCAACCCTGAGGATAACGAGCAAATGGTCGCGGACGTGCAGGCCGCCGTCGCCAGTGGCGAATCCTTTTCGCTGGAATACGGCCTTACCCGCCGGGATGGCAGCCGGATATGGGTCTGGGAACGGGGCCGGGGTGTGGAAGAGGAAAATGGCACCGTGATTCTGGAAGGGATCGTGCTGGACATCTCCGACCGGAAGGCGCTGGAAAGTGAACTGGCGGAACTGGCGACACGGGATCCGCTGACCGGGCTCTACAACCGCCGGGAACTGTCGCGCGTGATGGAAGAAGAGCTCGAACGGGCCCGGCGCTATCAGCGCCCGATGGCCCTGCTCTGGATCGATTTCGATCACTTCAAGGACATCAATGACACCTACGGCCACGCCGCTGGCGACTCGGTGCTCCGGTCGGTGAGCCGCCTGCTCGAGCGTAGCGTCCGGAGCGTCGATTCCATCGGTCGGTTTGGCGGGGAGGAGTTTGTCATCGTGCTGCCGGAAATGGACCTGGAAGAGGCCCGTGAGACCGCAGAGCGCCTCCGCAAACGGGTTTCTTCTTCAGCCCAGCCCCTGGGCGACGGCCAGTCGGTGCCTCTCACCATCAGTGTGGGGATTGCCGTTTATCCGGACCACGGCGTCTCGGTACCTGCCCTGTGCGCTGCCGCTGACAGGGCCATGTACCTGGCCAAGGATCGGGGTCGGAACTGCGTCGCTCTTGCCCACTTGCATCAACAGGTCAGAAAGGCACCGTGA
- a CDS encoding response regulator, which translates to MTALAPIPAGAADTCREGEVMLDDGIGSIRNLGGCIWYLEDPAQTLTLDEVRDLGEQAFTLHEGGVLNFGYTESAYWVRVDLRAATGLDQHDWILELALPLVDEVALYMVRDNSLVEVRRAGYEDNWADRDLAVPNPTFRLEVAPGTLNRLYLRVTNTNTFRLPISLWHPDSYIEKVSVDELVRGILLGAVLAILAYNLFVAVSVRERSNIYYVLYLVSATVFIFTEQVHGVQLLENRPALFDKQYLHFQIILTWFWGLLMARSLLETRERSNDLDQVIRLCLYSVVVTFVLSLFLPYHVAMEWIVVGSILLSMIMIVVSYLSWRYYNPAARSYFFAWTLALVGFGIYALTVMGVLPLNTFTNYSPQFGLTGQIILFSFALADRIKQVQAEALGWSQRALSNLQRYQSLFDNAIEGVFQMSPERRFVTANPAMARLLGYSSSGELLRHNPDVLETCIADERLRRLVVEQLEARGTVKGIEARYRTRNGDERWATISLHTVYDANGEPTHLEGTCIDATESHNRQKIEREREQERLEKELARNSAEAKSQFLANMSHEIRTPLAAIIGYGETLLDPDLTEPEKRGSAETVVRSGRHLLDLVNDILDHSKIDANKLDVDIVSVNLPELLDEIRAFFAPRAREKGLDFSIVCEYPLPERIQTDPTRLRQIIINLCGNALKFTEKGSISLAVRCDRDQQRLVARVVDTGIGMKPEQLQRLFDPFAQGSAAISRQYGGTGLGLSISRRLAELLGGSIRVDSTYGEGSEFELSIRTGALDGVHFLRDASELSQRRRAIPMVVAPALSGRILCAEDNEVNRRLVSLLVARTGAELVHASNGAEALELAIRERFDLILMDIQMPVMNGRDATAALREAGVNTPVIALTANVMSEDIADYRLAGCNEHLAKPIDKQRFYETLARYLTVSPDSPSVAAKRYQGRVLVAEDNDDNRQLVERMLRRQGLEVVSVTSGEEAVRTALSDTVHLVLMDRHMPGMDGVAATGLLRQAGFRRPVIAFTAGDQQEIDALLEAGCDGVLNKPIDQAHLTSLLDRLLGAMLEASDASDEDAEIADLIARFLDGLSERRATMERALARRDRETLKTEAHQIKGTAGAMGYPLMTRQAGQLEELLKTTEPDWDRVRSELAGLGEMIDRALAAAETRN; encoded by the coding sequence ATGACGGCATTGGCGCCCATCCCGGCGGGCGCCGCTGACACCTGTCGCGAGGGGGAGGTAATGCTGGACGACGGGATCGGGAGCATCCGCAATCTGGGTGGGTGCATCTGGTACCTGGAGGATCCGGCGCAGACACTGACCCTCGATGAGGTGCGCGATCTGGGCGAGCAGGCGTTCACCCTTCATGAGGGTGGGGTGCTCAATTTCGGATACACCGAATCCGCTTACTGGGTACGCGTGGATCTGAGGGCTGCCACCGGCCTCGACCAGCACGACTGGATTCTGGAGCTGGCCCTGCCCCTGGTCGACGAAGTGGCGCTGTACATGGTGCGGGATAACAGTCTGGTTGAAGTTCGCCGCGCCGGTTACGAGGACAACTGGGCCGACCGCGATCTGGCGGTGCCCAACCCCACATTCCGGCTGGAGGTTGCGCCCGGAACGCTGAACCGGCTCTACCTGCGGGTCACCAACACCAATACCTTCCGTCTTCCCATCAGTCTCTGGCATCCAGACAGCTACATCGAAAAAGTATCCGTGGACGAACTGGTGCGCGGCATCCTCCTGGGCGCTGTGCTGGCCATCCTGGCTTACAACCTCTTTGTAGCGGTGTCAGTTCGCGAGCGCAGCAATATCTACTATGTGCTCTATCTGGTGTCGGCAACCGTGTTCATCTTCACCGAGCAGGTCCATGGCGTCCAGCTCCTCGAGAACCGACCCGCCCTGTTCGACAAACAGTACCTGCATTTTCAGATCATCCTGACCTGGTTCTGGGGCCTGTTGATGGCGAGGTCGTTGCTGGAAACCCGGGAGCGTTCCAACGATCTGGACCAGGTGATCCGCCTGTGCCTGTATTCGGTGGTAGTCACCTTCGTGCTCTCCCTGTTCCTGCCCTATCACGTGGCCATGGAGTGGATCGTTGTCGGTTCCATTCTGCTCAGTATGATCATGATCGTCGTCAGCTACCTGTCCTGGCGGTACTACAATCCGGCGGCCCGATCCTACTTTTTTGCCTGGACCCTGGCTCTGGTGGGTTTTGGTATTTACGCGCTTACGGTGATGGGCGTGCTGCCCCTGAACACCTTCACCAACTATTCACCGCAGTTCGGCCTGACCGGACAGATCATCCTGTTCTCCTTTGCCCTGGCCGACCGAATAAAGCAGGTGCAGGCCGAAGCCCTGGGCTGGAGCCAGCGGGCCCTTTCGAATCTGCAGCGCTATCAGTCGCTTTTCGACAATGCCATCGAAGGCGTGTTCCAGATGTCGCCGGAGCGCCGTTTTGTCACGGCCAATCCGGCCATGGCCCGACTGCTAGGTTACAGCAGCAGCGGCGAGCTGCTCCGGCATAATCCCGATGTGCTGGAAACCTGCATAGCCGACGAACGCCTGCGCCGGCTGGTGGTAGAGCAGCTGGAAGCCCGGGGTACAGTCAAGGGCATCGAAGCCCGTTACCGAACCCGCAACGGCGACGAGCGCTGGGCCACTATTTCCCTGCACACGGTGTACGACGCCAATGGCGAGCCTACCCATCTGGAAGGCACCTGCATCGATGCCACCGAGAGCCACAACCGGCAGAAGATCGAGCGAGAGCGCGAACAGGAGCGGCTGGAAAAGGAGCTGGCCCGCAACTCAGCGGAGGCGAAGAGCCAGTTCCTCGCTAACATGAGCCACGAGATCCGTACGCCGCTGGCGGCGATCATCGGTTACGGGGAAACGCTGCTGGACCCGGACCTGACCGAACCGGAAAAGCGAGGCAGCGCCGAAACGGTGGTGCGAAGTGGTCGCCATCTACTGGATCTGGTTAACGACATCCTCGATCACTCCAAGATCGACGCCAACAAACTGGACGTGGACATTGTCTCGGTGAACCTGCCGGAGCTGCTCGACGAGATCCGGGCGTTCTTCGCCCCGAGGGCCCGGGAGAAGGGTCTGGATTTCAGCATTGTCTGCGAGTATCCGCTGCCGGAACGGATTCAGACCGACCCCACACGATTACGGCAGATTATTATCAATCTGTGCGGAAATGCTCTGAAATTCACTGAGAAAGGATCGATTTCCCTGGCTGTGCGCTGCGACCGTGACCAGCAACGGCTGGTGGCCCGGGTGGTGGACACCGGCATCGGAATGAAGCCCGAACAGCTGCAGAGGTTGTTCGACCCCTTCGCCCAGGGCAGTGCTGCCATTTCCCGTCAGTACGGCGGCACCGGCCTGGGTCTGAGCATTTCGCGACGGCTGGCGGAACTGCTGGGCGGCAGTATCCGGGTCGACAGCACCTACGGCGAGGGCAGCGAGTTCGAGCTTTCGATCCGGACCGGTGCTCTGGACGGCGTGCACTTCCTGCGCGATGCCTCGGAGCTGAGCCAGCGGCGGCGGGCCATTCCCATGGTGGTGGCACCGGCGCTGTCCGGCCGCATCCTCTGTGCCGAGGACAACGAGGTGAATCGCCGCCTGGTTTCCCTGCTGGTGGCCCGCACTGGCGCGGAGCTGGTGCACGCCAGCAATGGTGCCGAAGCCCTCGAGCTGGCCATTCGTGAGCGTTTCGACCTGATCCTGATGGATATCCAGATGCCGGTCATGAATGGCCGGGATGCGACCGCGGCGCTGCGCGAGGCCGGAGTCAACACACCGGTGATCGCACTCACCGCCAACGTAATGTCGGAGGATATCGCCGATTACCGTCTGGCCGGCTGCAATGAACACCTGGCCAAGCCGATCGATAAACAACGCTTCTACGAAACCCTGGCCCGTTACCTGACGGTCAGTCCCGACAGTCCCTCAGTAGCGGCAAAGCGGTACCAGGGCCGGGTCCTGGTGGCCGAGGACAATGACGATAACCGGCAGCTGGTGGAACGCATGCTCCGTCGGCAGGGCCTGGAGGTTGTATCGGTCACGAGTGGCGAGGAGGCGGTTCGAACGGCCCTCTCCGATACCGTGCATCTGGTTCTCATGGACCGGCATATGCCGGGTATGGACGGTGTTGCCGCCACCGGGTTGTTGCGCCAGGCGGGTTTTCGGCGGCCGGTCATCGCCTTTACCGCCGGTGACCAGCAGGAGATTGATGCCCTGCTGGAGGCCGGTTGTGACGGCGTATTGAACAAGCCGATCGACCAGGCCCATCTTACCTCGTTGCTCGATCGTCTGTTGGGTGCCATGCTGGAAGCGTCGGACGCCAGCGACGAAGACGCGGAAATCGCGGACCTGATCGCCCGTTTTCTGGACGGGCTGTCGGAGCGCCGTGCCACTATGGAACGGGCGCTGGCCCGGCGCGACCGGGAGACCCTGAAAACCGAGGCCCACCAGATCAAGGGTACGGCCGGCGCCATGGGGTATCCGCTGATGACCCGCCAGGCGGGCCAGCTGGAAGAGCTGCTGAAGACCACCGAGCCAGACTGGGACCGGGTTCGCAGCGAACTTGCCGGACTTGGTGAAATGATAGACCGTGCCCTGGCGGCGGCCGAGACCCGAAACTGA
- the queC gene encoding 7-cyano-7-deazaguanine synthase QueC yields the protein MTDTVVVIYSGGMDSYTLLHLARSRGYQVHALSFNYGQRHVRELDCARSVCEAHGIPHQTIDIRAMSEVVMAGSSLTSDLQVPEGHYQEDSMKATVVPNRNMILLSLATGYAVTVGAGAVWYGAHGGDHAIYPDCRPEFVAKMDAVCRIANYEAVGIEAPFMAMDKGQILAEGLRLGLDYRHTWTCYNGRERACGRCGSCVERLEAFAANGVTDPLDYEVAH from the coding sequence ATGACTGACACCGTGGTTGTAATCTATTCCGGAGGTATGGACTCCTACACCCTGCTGCACCTGGCGCGCAGCCGGGGCTATCAGGTGCATGCCCTGTCCTTCAATTACGGCCAGCGCCATGTGCGCGAACTGGATTGCGCCCGTTCGGTGTGCGAGGCTCATGGCATTCCCCACCAGACCATCGATATTCGCGCCATGAGCGAGGTGGTCATGGCGGGATCGTCGCTGACCTCGGACCTGCAGGTGCCCGAGGGGCATTATCAGGAAGACAGCATGAAGGCGACCGTGGTCCCCAACCGCAACATGATCCTGCTGTCACTGGCCACCGGCTACGCGGTAACCGTGGGTGCCGGTGCCGTCTGGTACGGGGCCCATGGCGGGGACCATGCCATCTATCCGGACTGCCGTCCGGAATTCGTGGCGAAAATGGATGCGGTTTGTCGCATCGCCAATTACGAAGCGGTGGGCATAGAAGCGCCGTTTATGGCCATGGACAAGGGTCAGATACTGGCGGAAGGTCTCCGCCTCGGGCTTGATTACCGCCACACCTGGACCTGCTATAACGGTCGTGAGCGGGCCTGCGGCCGCTGCGGCTCCTGCGTTGAGCGCCTGGAGGCATTCGCCGCCAACGGGGTGACGGACCCACTGGACTATGAGGTGGCGCACTGA
- the ybaK gene encoding Cys-tRNA(Pro) deacylase, producing MTPGINAARKANIPHTIHEYDHDPASESYGTEAAEKTGVDPARVFKTLVVAIDGKDLVVGIVPVTGLLSMKLIARAAGGKKAAMADKALVERATGYVLGGVSPLGQKKRLKTFIDDSALNFDTIFVSAGRRGLEIELAPRDLAELVGGGFFPLHQE from the coding sequence ATGACCCCCGGTATCAATGCCGCCCGCAAGGCAAACATACCCCATACCATTCACGAGTATGACCACGACCCGGCCAGCGAGAGCTACGGCACCGAAGCTGCAGAAAAGACCGGCGTGGATCCCGCCCGGGTATTCAAGACACTGGTCGTCGCCATCGACGGAAAGGACCTGGTGGTTGGCATAGTGCCGGTTACCGGACTGCTGAGCATGAAGCTGATCGCTCGAGCGGCCGGGGGCAAGAAGGCCGCCATGGCGGATAAAGCGCTGGTGGAGCGCGCCACCGGCTACGTGCTGGGCGGTGTCAGCCCCCTGGGCCAGAAAAAAAGGCTGAAAACCTTTATCGATGACTCGGCCCTGAACTTCGACACCATTTTTGTCAGCGCAGGGCGTCGGGGTCTGGAAATCGAGCTGGCGCCCCGGGACCTGGCAGAACTGGTTGGCGGCGGCTTTTTTCCGCTTCATCAGGAGTAG
- a CDS encoding response regulator, with amino-acid sequence MTDLSVLVVEDEPLMRERLVRMLYEAGATQVKECVDATSARAAFAAGEYHIILLDLGLPDGDGHELMGEFKAAREQQHIVLVTADDSIESIQRAISAGANGYVVKPYSQEKIHDVVNNYAMVHGGDMALMQGLNRRH; translated from the coding sequence ATGACAGATTTGAGTGTACTGGTTGTGGAAGACGAACCGTTGATGCGGGAGCGGCTGGTAAGGATGCTTTATGAGGCCGGTGCCACCCAGGTGAAAGAATGCGTGGATGCGACTTCGGCCCGGGCGGCGTTTGCTGCCGGTGAATACCACATTATCCTGCTGGATCTGGGTCTTCCGGACGGTGATGGCCATGAGTTGATGGGGGAGTTCAAGGCTGCCCGGGAACAGCAGCACATCGTGCTGGTGACGGCCGACGATTCCATCGAAAGTATCCAGCGGGCGATCAGTGCCGGCGCCAACGGCTACGTGGTGAAACCCTATTCCCAGGAGAAAATTCACGATGTGGTCAACAATTACGCCATGGTGCACGGTGGAGACATGGCCCTGATGCAGGGCCTGAACCGGCGTCACTGA
- a CDS encoding NADP-dependent isocitrate dehydrogenase, which produces MTSSKAKIVYTLTDEAPALATRSLLPILETYAKPAGIEFETSDISLAARILANFPDYLEEDQRVPDALAELGEYTKDPDANIIKLPNISASIPQLRAAIKELNKQGYKVPEYLEHPKTDEEKEIQSRYAKVLGSAVNPVLREGNSDRRAPAAVKAFARKYPHSMGEWSPASRTHVAHMRGGDFYSSEQSVTLDKATNARIVFENKKGEQTVLKSDLPLQEGEVLDGMFMSKKALVKFFEDAIADCENTGVMFSLHVKATMMKISHPIVFGHAVKVFYKDLFEKYGELFDEIGVNPNNGLSSVVEKIKQLPESKQEEIQEALHACYEHRPEIAMVDSVKGITNLHVPSDVIVDASMPAMIRNSGKMWARDNKLKDTKAVMPESTYATIYQEVINFCKTHGAFDPTTMGTVPNVGLMAQKAEEYGSHDKTFEIKEDGIVRIVAEDGTVLTEHKVEKGDIWRACQTKDLPIRDWVKLAVNRARATGMPAVFWLDDERAHDAQLIKKVETYLKDHDTEGLDIRIMSPVRAIRWTMERLIRGLDTISVTGNVLRDYLTDLFPILELGTSAKMLSIVPLLNGGGLYETGAGGSAPKHVQQLIQENHLRWDSLGEFLATAVSLDELGEKQHNERARLLGQTLDKATERLLENNQSPSRVTGELDNRGSHFHLARYWAEELAKQDDDKDLKEFFAKLSKQLEDNKDKILEEMTVVQGHPADIGGYYHPPMEKVCKVMQPSETFNKILSDARASVK; this is translated from the coding sequence ATGACATCATCCAAAGCCAAGATTGTCTACACGCTGACCGACGAGGCCCCAGCCCTCGCGACTCGGTCGCTTCTTCCCATCCTGGAAACCTACGCCAAGCCGGCTGGTATTGAATTCGAAACCAGCGACATTTCACTCGCGGCGCGTATTCTGGCGAATTTCCCGGATTACCTTGAAGAAGATCAGCGGGTTCCGGATGCCCTGGCCGAACTGGGCGAGTACACCAAAGATCCTGATGCCAACATCATCAAGCTTCCGAACATCTCTGCGTCCATTCCCCAGCTCCGTGCCGCCATCAAGGAGCTGAACAAGCAGGGCTACAAGGTGCCCGAGTACCTCGAGCATCCGAAAACCGATGAAGAGAAAGAAATCCAGTCCCGCTATGCCAAGGTACTGGGCAGTGCCGTCAACCCTGTGCTGCGTGAGGGCAACTCCGACCGCCGCGCGCCCGCGGCCGTCAAGGCGTTTGCGCGCAAATACCCCCATTCCATGGGTGAGTGGAGCCCGGCCTCCCGCACCCACGTCGCCCACATGCGCGGCGGCGATTTCTACTCCAGCGAGCAGTCCGTCACCCTCGACAAGGCCACCAACGCCCGCATCGTGTTCGAGAACAAGAAGGGCGAGCAAACCGTCCTGAAGTCCGACCTGCCGCTGCAGGAAGGCGAAGTACTCGACGGCATGTTCATGAGCAAGAAGGCCCTGGTGAAGTTCTTCGAGGACGCCATCGCCGACTGCGAGAACACCGGCGTGATGTTCTCGCTGCACGTGAAGGCCACCATGATGAAAATCTCCCACCCGATCGTGTTCGGTCACGCGGTGAAGGTTTTCTACAAGGATTTGTTCGAGAAATACGGCGAGCTGTTCGACGAAATCGGGGTGAACCCGAACAACGGCCTGTCCAGCGTGGTCGAGAAGATCAAGCAACTGCCGGAATCCAAGCAGGAAGAAATCCAGGAAGCCCTCCACGCCTGCTACGAGCACCGCCCGGAAATCGCCATGGTGGACTCGGTGAAGGGTATCACCAACCTGCACGTGCCGAGCGACGTCATCGTTGATGCTTCCATGCCCGCGATGATCCGCAACTCCGGCAAGATGTGGGCCCGGGACAACAAGCTGAAGGACACCAAGGCGGTCATGCCTGAGTCCACCTATGCCACCATCTACCAGGAAGTGATCAACTTCTGTAAGACCCACGGTGCTTTCGATCCCACCACCATGGGTACCGTGCCGAACGTGGGCCTGATGGCGCAGAAAGCCGAAGAGTACGGCTCCCATGACAAGACCTTTGAAATCAAGGAAGACGGCATCGTCCGCATCGTCGCCGAGGACGGCACCGTGCTCACCGAGCACAAGGTCGAGAAAGGCGATATCTGGCGCGCCTGCCAGACCAAGGACCTGCCGATCCGTGACTGGGTCAAGCTGGCGGTCAACCGTGCCCGCGCCACCGGCATGCCGGCGGTATTCTGGCTCGACGACGAGCGTGCCCACGATGCCCAGCTGATCAAGAAGGTGGAAACCTACCTGAAGGATCACGATACCGAAGGCCTGGACATCCGCATCATGTCGCCGGTCCGCGCTATCCGCTGGACCATGGAGCGCCTGATTCGTGGCCTGGATACCATCTCCGTGACCGGCAACGTGCTGCGCGACTACCTCACCGACCTGTTCCCGATCCTGGAGCTGGGCACCAGCGCCAAGATGCTGTCCATCGTGCCGCTGCTGAACGGTGGTGGCCTTTACGAGACCGGCGCCGGCGGTTCTGCGCCCAAGCACGTGCAGCAGCTGATCCAGGAAAACCACCTGCGCTGGGATTCCCTGGGTGAGTTCCTGGCCACGGCGGTGTCCCTGGACGAGCTGGGCGAGAAGCAGCACAACGAGCGTGCCCGCCTGCTGGGACAAACCCTGGACAAGGCCACCGAGCGCCTGCTCGAGAACAACCAGTCCCCGTCCCGGGTCACCGGCGAGCTGGACAACCGGGGCTCCCACTTCCATCTGGCCCGTTACTGGGCGGAAGAGCTGGCCAAACAGGACGACGACAAGGATCTGAAGGAGTTCTTTGCCAAGCTGTCCAAGCAGCTGGAAGACAACAAGGACAAGATCCTGGAAGAGATGACCGTGGTCCAGGGCCATCCGGCGGATATCGGTGGCTACTACCACCCGCCGATGGAGAAAGTCTGCAAGGTGATGCAGCCGAGCGAGACTTTCAACAAGATCCTTTCGGATGCCCGCGCATCCGTGAAGTAA